One genomic window of Parasteatoda tepidariorum isolate YZ-2023 chromosome 9, CAS_Ptep_4.0, whole genome shotgun sequence includes the following:
- the LOC107444781 gene encoding uncharacterized protein — protein sequence MFFINKMKSFWLLTFCLAWLVNQHMCRHLEAGSCSRKCQMIMPQENVTIPSESMGNLSPTACSCSSSCFVYGDCCYDSESRSVGVNPSVRKICLTLSGKAKYKAVADCSATWSGLSVFCSEGIGHLPPVTSKVSGVTYINVHCAICNNDAEELKTWDVYLKCCSEHDDLDDHIERQFVYRKGNLQSVITDQGNGFRRRCICKFFANGHNNSFTDSLELRTCMPRLEISKCSTTWTNNSIRNLCYSYQEPIFSEEKVYRNLHCAECNYENLDSLRCWPVVVERMLSEGSNYSDIFNHCMVNNLLDCLYYFSLLGYGRGRGYALHNLMKINIEECVPESGRRCCEGERYDFRSKRCRKIN from the exons atgtttttcataaataaaatgaaatcattttggTTACTAACATTCTGCTTAGCCTGGCTCGTGAATCAACATATGTGTCGGCATTTGGAGGCAGGATCTTGTTCACGAAAGTGCCAAATGATTATGCCTCAGGAAAATGTTACAATTCCCAGTGAAAGTATGGGCAATCTTTCGCCGACAGCATGCTCTTGCAGCTCAAGCTGTTTTGTATACGGAGATTGTTGCTACGATTCAGAATCTCGCTCAGttg GAGTAAACCCATCCGTCCGAAAGATATGTCTTACTCTTTCTGGCAAAGCTAAATACAAAGCAGTTGCTGACTGCTCAGCAACTTGGTCCGGATTATCCGTCTTTTGCTCAGAAGGTATTGGGCATTTACCACCTGTAACTAGCAAAGTATCTGGAGTTACCTACATAAATGTTCATTGTGCTATTTGCAACAACGATGCAGAAGAGCTGAAGACTTGGGATGTTTATTTGAA GTGCTGTTCAGAGCATGATGATCTAGATGACCATATAGAACGCCAATTTGTGTACAGAAAAGGCAATTTACAAAGCGTGATTACAGATCAGGGCAATGGTTTCCGAAGAAGGTGCATTTGCAAATTCTTTGCTAATGGGCATAATAATAGTTTCACAGACTCACTGGAACTCAGAACTTGCATGCCTAGATTAGAAATCTCGAAATGCTCAACAACGTGGACGAATAACTCTATCCGTAATCTGTGCTATTCCTACCAAGAACCTATCTTCTCAGAGGAAAAAGTATACAGAAACTTGCATTGTGCTGAATGCAATTATGAGAATCTAGATTCGTTGCGATGCTGGCCAGTTGTTGTAGAACGAATGCTATCTGAGGGATCTAATTACAGCgacatttttaatcattgtatGGTAAACAACCTGCTCGATTGTTTGTATTATTTCTCTCTGTTAGGTTACGGCAGAGGTAGAGGTTATgctttacataatttaatgaaaatcaatataGAAGAATGTGTTCCTGAGTCTGGGAGACGGTGTTGTGAGGGTGAGCGATATGATTTCAGATCTAAAAGGTGTAGGAAAATAAACTGA